The Haematobia irritans isolate KBUSLIRL chromosome 1, ASM5000362v1, whole genome shotgun sequence DNA segment tatagaaataaaattttgagaaaattttctatagaaacagaattttggaaaaatttcctatagaaataaaattttgttaaaaaatattaaaccgatttctcgaaaaaaatccccaaatttatggaaattccccaactcaaaaagttCTTCCCTATTCAAGAaacaatatccccaatttggggaaaaatccccaatattggcaacactgagccccatataaacgggccctcagatttggcttgcggagcctcatggaggagcaggggagccaccgtggtgcaatggttagcatgcccgccttgcatacacaaggtcgtgggttcgattcctgctacgaccgaacaccaaaaagtttttcagcggtggattatcccacctcagtaatgctggtgacatttctgagggtttcaaagcttctctaagtggtttcactggaatgtggaacgccgttcggactcggctataaaaaggaggtcccttgtcattgagcttaacatggaatcgggcagcactcagtgataagagagaagttcaccactgtggtatcacaatggactgaatagtctaagtgagcttgatacatcgggctgccacataacctaacctaacctaacctcatggaggagcaaaattcatccgatccagttgaaatttggtacatggtgttggtatatggtctctaataatctcataattatatatagccattctccagatttgacctcaggagcaaaattcatccgatccggttcaaatttggaaagtggtgttaatatatggccgttaacaaccataccaaaattggtccatatcggtctatagttatatccccaatcacacaaaaattggtccatatcagttcataatcatggttgccactcgagccaaaaataatctaccaaaattttatttctatagaaaattgtgttaaaagtttatttatatagaaaattgtgttaaaagtttatttctatagaaaattttgttaaaagttaatttgtatagaaaattttgtcaaagctttatttctgtagaaaattttgtcaaattttttttttttagaaaattttgtcaaaattttatttctataaaaaaaaaatttttgttaaaattttatttctatagaaaattttgtcaaacttttttttttagaaaatgttgtcaaaattttatttctgtaaaaaattttgtcaaaattttatttccataaaaaattttgttaaaattttatttctatagaaaattttgtcaaaattttatttctatagaaaattttatcaaacaaattatatacgtatttaatcggtcatttttaattaaatacttacttacaatttagaagacggtgttaagaggtttaaagataccttgctatcggcaagcgttaccgcaactcaaaacactgccatacacaatcgaattatgtggatggcagtgtttagaagaagtttctacgcaatcggcctggccgaacttacggcagtgtacacacaaaaaattttttttctgattcaatcaccaaattaattgatccaattaattttttaattgaaatgtcttcaatcacgaaaatgatagtatcaatcacagttttaattgggcatagaaaaaattcttgattaaaaaattaattgattttttcagcaaatttcaattaattttttaattgattcaattaaaaatttaattgatgttgattgcaaaactcaattaatttattaattaaaaatggtaACTAactggtaactatttttaattactttctgaattggcttagagtttttatttggattaacaaatgattgtttgaaatacatttttaattaaaaattaaaaaaaaatcagcactttttttaactgaattagcctttcgaatttgattaaaaagttaattgtatcatttaactttttaattaaaaatgttaaaatgttcaaccattgacttaattaatttctatcatgattaaattaagttaattgtatcaattaatttattaattgaaaaaattttcaacttcaattaactttttaattggaaatattttggtgatattttttctgtgtatacttgttatatttgtaaaatttgtaaatttaattaaaaaacaatacaaataacGTTTTAATCAAACTCTGAGTACTAAGcaagtaaaaaaatgtattgggactttttcatttaaaaattttactgacacaatcatttttttaacccTTTGATTAGCGATGTCCACCTATTTTCccatttagtttcgatttatttctccgtGTTATGTTATAGTAGGGGCTGTAATGTAAATAATctataaatgttttccatattgcacacaaaaaatgtttttttctgattcaatcacgaaattaattgatccaattaatttttaattgaaatgtcttcaatcacagaaatgatagtatcaattaaaaaattaattgaaggtcaattaaaaagttaattgatccaattaaaaaattaattgatactattatttttgtgattgatttttgtttcaattaaaaaatttgttgaatcaattaattttttaattgaatattttttaaaactcatttaaaattttaattggaaaaattttcgtgaaatttttttgtgtgtggtgagtactaaaatccatttttataaactttttgtttaacaataaacgaaaaataaaaaattttgagatcatttttctactgtatgtctctaATAAACGGACATTCATaccaaaactatagctgatatttgTTAAGGttctttttttgtagtttttctcacacttccaaagatattataggccatttGGCCaccattcaagaatcaagttttcagaaaaaaatcatatagctcttgaattaTTTGGGTATGACGAGAagatttttctcagtgtatcaTAAAATATCATATATGTTGTCTTCAACCAATCTTCACCAAGTCAAGTcaaaaagaaattataaaatgaaAAAGGGGGTTACCATAACATATTCTCCCAAGTAAATCCCCTTCTCTTTGGTTGCTTTTACTTGAATCTGCAATTTCCCCCTACATAGCGTATGTGTAACAAATTATGAGTGTATAAAAGTCAtgatagtatatggtttcttcaTCAGTTCATATTAAGAATTCACCAAGAATTAAACAAGGAATAATTCCTCGCTATAATATATCGCCATATACAAAAAAGCGAACCACTAATCTACTTAATAATGAATTTTAACAAAGTATTCTTTTTCGTTGCTTTTGTATTGGCCGCCTTTGCTGCTCAGGGCGAAGCTGGATGGTTGAAAAAGATTGGCAAGAAAATTGTAAGTGATACTTTATGGGAAGTACcgccaatttttttgttaatactttttatttattttttttttgttacaggaacgtgttggtcaacaTACTCGTGATGCTAGCATTCAGGCAATTGGTGTTGCTCAACAAGCCGCAAATGTTGCTGCAACATTGAAAGGAAAATAATTATGAagagatttaaataaatttcatggAGATTTGGTTAGGCCAAATAAAATAGTATTAtgtattatataattatatattaaataattataatatgtGTATCTCTAGAATATTGAAATATAggtacaaattaaataaatcgtATTTTATCgaattcaaaaaatatatattttttgcgaaaatctTTAAAGGTAAAGTGTAGCGCGTTAATTTATCAATGTGtctatacacacagaaaacaaatttgttgtgtcaaccaattttttttgccaaccaaattatttgATTCCGTCTACTATCAGAATTTAACCTACATTatttgttactacaaccaaTTGAAATTGGGTATCACAACCATTCCATTTTGTTGTTAGTTAGGACAAACAACAATTGTCTGGCATAGCAGTCTGTTGGATTAATGGAACAACCaatattttacaatttacaccaaaaattaaatgcaataaatttttcgttaatatatttattgtttatttgcaaCTAATTATATaattcttgaaataaaatttacacacggTTTGTACCCTGAACCACTATTTGGTCAGgcgataataatttcaatttgcgTGCTTACTTGTATTATTAGTTCTTGGTTCCAGGTTGAATTCACTGATCGGTTTTGATTCACATCCTGAGTTCACTAGATTTAGCTGCCCGTATATTTGTTTCTCGTAAGACAGAATCGTATTTCTCCATCCATTATAATGTAGTTCGGAACAAGGATCCAATTTGGGGTTGTTCCTATAAATAAGAACCatgaaatgtttacaacaaTTTCTACCATCGAACACTTACCTACAAATATTCCTGGTTTCAATAATAATATGCTCCAACTAAAGAATGTGGTCTTGTTGACTGTTCCCATTatcaaattttggatttttaccGGCTATTACAATAATTGGTTTATATTACAGACGTTTTGAACATTTATTTTACCTTCCCTTTGGAACAGACTATTCTTGGTGTCCTAACTTGAGGTACGAAAGCGTTTATCATCTTGGCATTGCTTAAAAGTTGGACTCTCTCACAAAGCCAGACTTAGGCTGTTTGGCTTCAACACTAACTTTTTCATTGGCATTACCTTTGGTATAGGAAGGACAATATAAAGGATTGACCTTCAATCCTTTTGATAAAGTTGGTTATAACCGTGCGCAAGCTCATGGATTTTCCATAATATCCCAACTTTCTCAAGTAATAAACTATTTGGAATTTCCCTTGTCTTCAATAAATTTTCGAGACATGACACTTTTTCCAAATATATGTTGCAGCAACATGTCCCACTAATAACTACCAAATTTGTTAGCACAACCAATTTATTTATAGTAAAAACTTTCTGTTGGTTTTCgagacaattttaaaaaataaatctggtAACACAACAGTACGGAACAGAATGAAAGTTGATTGTAATTAATAGTTTTATAACAAACAATATTTGGTCGTGAGTACTAGCCTTTGACTGTATTGATATTTTGTTGATTATACCAACtactaaataaaacaaataactgACATATGGTTCAAACAACTAAAACGAATGGGTCTCAACTATCTTTTTATTGTCGTGATCGAATTTCAACCaaacatttctctgggtgtacccaGAAAAGAAACCCATAATAGTACCAAGAAAATCAAAATACATGCCGGATACATGTGGATGTTGTCCatccacaaataacattttgcttttgaaacatgtttgatgtgatcatattccttttctgggtgtatagcagggatggaaaatacaatttttaagaaagtacaaaaaaggtatttttttgagcgaaaaaatacttttcactaaattggaagattattgtcaagagttcctttagactgaattttaaataaaataaaaatttgtttgtcaactcctccattttaaatattttattttttctttccgCTTACATAGACTACCGTAGTAGACAAAAAAACATGATAGTTCTTTTTACGGTTTGGTacttcatacattttctatagataaataaaaatatttttttttacaaaatgttctatagaaataaaattttgacaaaattcctatagaaaatttaaaattaaaataaaattttgaaaaaaaatttatagaaataaaattttataaattttcttttttttctaccTTCAtcaatatatgaaataaaattttgacaaaattttctatagaatgtgatGTGGACAGAGTATCGCTCGtacaaaattatatgaaaatcgaACATAAATTACGACCTCTATCGTGCAAACAAAACtagatgaacagacagacggacggaaaaaATGTATTCTAATGTCTGGCTTCTAATCTTCCGATAAGTACACAAATGGAAATGAAACTCCGgttagtgaaatttttgtatggcatCAGCTGTTATATAGAACCCACAATAATGCCAAGGCATtgacaaaatcgagcaataGTTGTAGTATTAGCCTAGTACTAAGtttacgttttcgcacgaaaatgaATTATAAAAAAGTATTTGCGAAATTATTGCGGACCTTTTTCGCTCAAATAGTACTGAGTTTAACAAGAGAAAACCCTAGCAACATGTTGCAGCAATATTGTCCGACTTCGCGCGAAAaaataggtggcagcccgatgtatcaggctcagtgtgtaaatataaccatagcgataggcggtaagcgaaacatttttgccgcaacggcaaatacaataagcttgacggcgaataattccctttttcacgtttcctagcgtttttgttgtcaatacagcacgcttagacaatattaaacaatgaagttgaataaaaacatacaatggcttgttatttgttgagttatttcaagaaaaaataatctacacgtgtccaggcaacagcaattcctagtggtgagttaaaaaaattgataagcaatggcaacactataccagttttctccaaggagttagaataagttttaatttagcgacacgccgctagccgtcacggtattccgtcgcggattttgggcttcccataagaaatacacgtaaataagtgttcgcctaccgcctatcgctatggttatatttacacactcacttagactattcattccattgtgataccacattgtgagtgctgcccgattccatgttaagctcaatgacaagggacctcctttttatagccgagtctggcgttccacattgcagtgaaaccacttagagaagctttgaaaccctcagaaatgtcaccagcattactgaggtgggataatccatcgctgaaaaactttttggtgttcggtcgaagcaggaatcgtacccacgaccttgtgtatgcaaggtgggcatgcta contains these protein-coding regions:
- the LOC142219538 gene encoding sarcotoxin-1B-like, with product MNFNKVFFFVAFVLAAFAAQGEAGWLKKIGKKIERVGQHTRDASIQAIGVAQQAANVAATLKGK